From the genome of Amycolatopsis sp. NBC_01488, one region includes:
- a CDS encoding DJ-1/PfpI family protein: protein MTAEQKTLAFVVYPGLTPLDLVGPLQVLSALAQLDPGYRTVVVGATKDTVGTDTPLSVAPSHTFDEVPSPYAVLVPGGTVPTLKAMSDERLLAWLRTAAAGAELVTSVCTGAMVLGAAGLLDGKRATTHWMFRDLLTGLGATPVAERWVEDGRVITAAGVSAGIDLALHLVERLAGRQIATNVQFAIEYDPEPPQGRLDWANQPYGDLRPLREHTLRAGLADNPELLGKLLANS from the coding sequence ATGACCGCTGAGCAGAAGACCCTCGCCTTCGTCGTCTACCCGGGGCTGACGCCGCTGGACCTGGTGGGCCCGCTCCAGGTGCTGAGCGCCCTGGCCCAGCTCGACCCGGGTTACCGGACCGTCGTCGTCGGGGCCACGAAGGACACCGTCGGCACCGACACGCCGCTGAGCGTCGCGCCGAGCCACACGTTCGACGAAGTGCCTTCGCCGTACGCGGTGCTGGTGCCCGGCGGCACCGTGCCGACGCTGAAAGCCATGTCGGACGAGCGCCTGCTCGCCTGGCTGCGCACCGCGGCCGCCGGCGCCGAGCTGGTGACGTCCGTCTGCACCGGCGCGATGGTCCTCGGCGCGGCCGGGCTGCTCGACGGCAAGCGGGCGACGACGCACTGGATGTTCCGCGACCTGCTGACCGGGCTGGGCGCGACGCCGGTCGCCGAGCGCTGGGTCGAGGACGGCCGGGTGATCACCGCGGCGGGCGTCTCGGCCGGCATCGACCTGGCCCTGCACCTGGTCGAACGGCTGGCCGGGCGGCAGATCGCGACGAACGTCCAGTTCGCCATCGAGTACGACCCCGAGCCGCCGCAGGGCCGCCTGGACTGGGCGAACCAGCCCTACGGCGACCTAAGGCCGCTGCGCGAGCACACGCTGCGAGCCGGCTTGGCGGACAACCCGGAGCTGCTGGGCAAGCTGCTGGCAAACTCCTGA
- a CDS encoding GlxA family transcriptional regulator translates to MPGSPRRVTIVGFPDVELLDIACPADVLDAANRHGARPPYEIRLATIDGQAVRTCSGLVLQPHLRLDQVAGDLDTLVVAGGWGSTTAASDERVLAHIRRLAQTSRRVASVCTGAEVLAAAGLLNGRRATTHWRWAAKLADAYPAVTVDPVPLYVQHGNVYTAAGVTSGLDLTMALVEADHGPTLAREVARSLVTYLQRPGNQAQVSLFLAGPPPEHREVRDLTAYIAEHLDEDLGTPALAARAGISTRQLTRLFDAHLGTTPGKYVRTVRTEHAARMLSGTDLPLATIARRCGFGSTETLRQAFLDHFDTPPSAYRRVHVRQAYG, encoded by the coding sequence ATGCCAGGCTCACCCAGACGGGTCACGATCGTCGGATTTCCCGACGTGGAGCTGCTGGACATCGCCTGCCCGGCCGACGTCCTCGACGCCGCCAACCGCCACGGCGCCCGCCCGCCGTACGAGATCCGGCTGGCCACGATCGACGGTCAGGCCGTCCGCACCTGCTCCGGCTTGGTCCTGCAACCCCACCTGCGGCTCGACCAGGTGGCGGGCGACCTCGACACGCTCGTCGTCGCGGGCGGCTGGGGCAGCACGACGGCGGCGTCCGACGAGCGCGTGCTGGCCCACATCCGGCGGCTGGCCCAGACGAGCAGGCGGGTCGCGTCGGTCTGCACGGGCGCGGAGGTCCTCGCCGCCGCGGGCCTGCTCAACGGCCGGCGCGCGACCACCCACTGGCGCTGGGCGGCGAAGCTGGCGGATGCCTACCCGGCGGTGACGGTGGACCCGGTGCCGCTCTACGTCCAGCACGGCAACGTCTACACGGCGGCCGGGGTGACCAGCGGGCTCGACCTGACCATGGCGCTCGTGGAGGCCGACCACGGGCCGACGCTGGCCCGCGAGGTGGCGCGGTCCCTGGTGACGTACCTCCAGCGGCCGGGGAACCAGGCCCAGGTCAGCCTCTTTCTGGCCGGGCCACCGCCGGAGCACCGCGAGGTCCGCGACCTCACCGCCTACATCGCCGAGCACCTCGACGAGGACCTCGGCACCCCGGCGCTGGCCGCTCGCGCCGGGATCAGCACGCGCCAGCTGACCCGCCTGTTCGACGCCCACCTCGGCACGACCCCGGGCAAGTACGTCCGCACGGTCCGCACCGAGCACGCGGCGCGGATGCTGTCCGGCACCGACCTCCCGCTGGCGACGATCGCCCGCCGCTGCGGATTCGGCTCGACGGAGACGTTGCGCCAGGCCTTCCTCGACCACTTCGACACCCCGCCGTCGGCCTACCGCCGCGTCCATGTCCGCCAGGCCTACGGCTGA
- a CDS encoding YibE/F family protein, whose translation MDRPDLDDDETGPIRRITDEVSPSPARGASGTPGTPRPAARRTPPEGARRAADPARRRTDTGPQRVQRTDSGNRADTGPQRAARRGDTGPQRVPAGTKPRTAQQPEARTAKKAEPHLETGHGHGHGHGHGPAAPASKRVRLLLIWLLAPLALATVVGMIVLYPWGKPDPKSVVPQGTPVAANITATNTGPCLAQGQVQVGDQNDPGAKPCLTVDLTMTDGPAGGKQLKLTVPIEPSTPRFTAGDAVVLAYNGGNAGDPASFQLVDFQRGTPLLVLAALFAVAVLVLGRWQGVAALVALGLSFLVIALFILPSILAGENPLVVAIAGSGAIMFIALYLTHGLTARTSAAVLGTLASLALIGVLSAIFSAAASLTGLDDSTSTLIGSLGHGIDSRGLLLAGVVIGALGVLDDVTVTQTSAVWELRRANPDLSWQELYRSGLRIGRDHVGSAVNTLVMAYAGAALPVLLYSSISGVGLGALLGSEEIAQEIIRTLVGSVGIVAAVPVTTVLAALIASREPAEYLSSTMKAVPSHP comes from the coding sequence GTGGACCGCCCCGACCTCGACGACGACGAAACCGGCCCGATTCGCCGGATCACGGACGAGGTGTCCCCTTCGCCGGCCCGCGGCGCGTCCGGAACGCCGGGTACGCCCCGTCCGGCCGCCCGCCGGACGCCGCCCGAAGGCGCGCGACGCGCCGCCGATCCCGCCCGCCGCCGCACCGACACCGGGCCCCAGCGGGTTCAGCGGACCGACAGCGGCAACCGGGCCGACACCGGGCCCCAGCGCGCCGCCCGGCGCGGGGACACCGGGCCGCAGCGGGTCCCGGCCGGGACCAAGCCCCGCACCGCGCAGCAACCCGAAGCCCGCACGGCCAAGAAAGCCGAGCCCCACCTCGAAACCGGGCACGGCCACGGGCATGGACACGGCCACGGACCCGCGGCCCCGGCGTCGAAGCGCGTCCGGCTGCTGCTGATCTGGCTGCTCGCTCCGCTCGCCCTGGCCACCGTCGTCGGCATGATCGTGCTCTACCCGTGGGGCAAGCCGGACCCGAAGAGCGTCGTCCCGCAGGGCACGCCCGTGGCCGCGAACATCACCGCGACGAACACCGGCCCCTGTCTGGCCCAGGGCCAGGTCCAGGTCGGCGACCAGAACGACCCCGGCGCCAAGCCCTGCCTGACCGTCGACCTCACCATGACCGACGGGCCGGCCGGCGGGAAGCAGCTCAAGCTGACCGTGCCGATCGAGCCCAGCACCCCGCGGTTCACCGCGGGCGACGCCGTCGTGCTCGCCTACAACGGCGGGAACGCGGGCGACCCGGCGAGCTTCCAGCTCGTCGACTTCCAGCGCGGCACGCCGCTGCTCGTGCTCGCCGCGCTCTTCGCCGTCGCCGTGCTGGTGCTGGGCCGCTGGCAGGGCGTCGCCGCGCTCGTCGCGCTCGGCCTGTCGTTCCTGGTGATCGCCCTGTTCATCCTCCCGTCCATCCTCGCGGGCGAAAACCCGCTGGTGGTGGCCATCGCCGGATCCGGCGCGATCATGTTCATCGCGCTCTACCTGACCCACGGCCTGACGGCGAGAACGTCCGCGGCCGTCCTCGGCACGCTCGCCAGCCTCGCCCTGATCGGTGTCCTGTCGGCGATCTTCTCCGCCGCGGCGTCGCTGACCGGGCTCGACGACAGCACGTCGACGCTCATCGGGTCGCTGGGCCACGGCATCGACTCGCGCGGGCTGCTGCTCGCCGGCGTCGTGATCGGCGCGCTCGGCGTGCTCGACGACGTCACCGTCACCCAGACCAGCGCCGTCTGGGAACTCCGCCGCGCCAACCCCGACCTGAGCTGGCAGGAGCTGTACCGCTCGGGCCTGCGGATCGGCCGCGACCACGTCGGTTCGGCGGTCAACACGCTCGTGATGGCCTACGCCGGGGCCGCGCTGCCGGTGCTGCTGTATTCGTCGATCTCCGGCGTCGGGCTGGGCGCGCTGCTGGGCAGCGAGGAGATCGCGCAGGAGATCATCCGCACGCTCGTCGGCAGCGTCGGCATCGTCGCGGCCGTCCCGGTGACGACCGTCCTGGCCGCGCTGATCGCCTCCCGCGAGCCGGCCGAGTACCTCAGCAGCACCATGAAGGCGGTTCCGTCCCACCCGTAA
- a CDS encoding MBL fold metallo-hydrolase, producing MLVVGFGSGPLQANCYLLAEAAGGPCVVVDPGEDVAGPLAAALAGHRLVPSALVATHGHPDHVASAAGVTAAHGVPLHLHPGDAQLYEGDSVPLEAGTFAGLDVDVRPVPGHTPGSVVLGLTTPEGGRLALTGDTLFAGSVGRGADAESVRALLESLPDDTVVLPGHGPATTIGRERAGNPFLAGTGA from the coding sequence GTGCTCGTCGTCGGGTTCGGCAGCGGCCCGCTGCAGGCCAACTGCTACCTGCTGGCGGAAGCCGCCGGTGGGCCGTGCGTGGTCGTGGACCCGGGGGAGGACGTGGCCGGGCCGCTGGCCGCGGCGCTCGCCGGGCACCGGCTGGTCCCGTCGGCGCTCGTGGCCACCCACGGGCACCCGGACCACGTCGCTTCGGCCGCCGGTGTCACCGCGGCCCACGGCGTCCCGCTGCACCTGCACCCCGGTGACGCGCAGCTGTACGAGGGCGACTCCGTGCCGCTCGAAGCGGGCACTTTCGCCGGCCTGGACGTCGACGTCCGGCCCGTCCCCGGGCACACGCCGGGATCCGTGGTGCTCGGCCTGACGACGCCCGAGGGCGGGCGGCTCGCGCTCACCGGCGACACGCTGTTCGCCGGATCGGTCGGCCGCGGTGCCGACGCGGAGTCGGTGCGTGCCCTGCTGGAGAGCCTGCCGGACGACACGGTGGTGCTGCCGGGGCACGGCCCGGCGACGACGATCGGGCGGGAACGCGCGGGCAACCCGTTCCTCGCCGGGACGGGGGCGTGA
- a CDS encoding peptidylprolyl isomerase: MATNQQRREAAKRKLERQLDRRKEQRKRRQQIGIGVVAVSVLVVAGVVVWIVTANGANTADTAASSSAAPPPTELQIPTQRTALPKRSKPLPNPTTCDFKADTTGKTPKKVNLPDGKNVPSTGTVNVTLKSTAGDIPLTLDRALAPCAVQSFVSLAKQNFYNDTMCHRLGTEGLQMLQCGDPSATGDPSADGQGGPGYTMPDEAFPEIKYGRGILAMAKTSAPSSGGSQFFMVYGTADGLPADYSVFGSISDEGLKVLDAVAKAGIANPNPQDGTGAPTKQVKFTGVTVQ; this comes from the coding sequence GTGGCGACCAACCAGCAGCGCCGCGAAGCTGCGAAGCGCAAACTCGAGCGACAGCTCGATCGCCGTAAGGAGCAGCGGAAGCGACGCCAGCAGATCGGCATCGGCGTGGTGGCCGTGTCCGTGCTCGTCGTCGCCGGTGTCGTGGTCTGGATCGTGACCGCCAACGGGGCGAACACGGCGGACACCGCGGCGTCCTCGTCGGCCGCCCCGCCGCCCACCGAACTGCAGATCCCGACGCAGCGCACGGCGCTGCCGAAGCGGTCGAAGCCGCTGCCCAACCCGACGACGTGCGACTTCAAGGCCGACACGACGGGCAAGACGCCGAAGAAGGTGAACCTGCCCGACGGCAAGAACGTCCCGTCGACCGGCACGGTGAACGTGACGCTGAAGAGCACCGCGGGCGATATCCCGCTGACGCTCGACCGGGCGCTCGCGCCGTGCGCGGTGCAGAGCTTCGTCAGCCTCGCGAAGCAGAACTTCTACAACGACACCATGTGCCACCGGCTCGGCACCGAGGGCCTGCAGATGCTGCAGTGCGGTGACCCGTCGGCCACCGGCGACCCGTCGGCCGACGGCCAGGGCGGCCCCGGCTACACGATGCCGGACGAGGCGTTCCCGGAGATCAAGTACGGCCGCGGCATCCTCGCCATGGCGAAGACGTCCGCCCCGAGCTCCGGCGGCAGCCAGTTCTTCATGGTCTACGGCACCGCCGACGGCCTCCCGGCGGACTACTCCGTGTTCGGCAGCATCAGCGACGAGGGCCTGAAGGTGCTCGACGCGGTCGCCAAGGCCGGCATCGCGAACCCGAACCCGCAGGACGGCACCGGCGCGCCGACGAAGCAGGTCAAGTTCACGGGCGTCACCGTCCAGTAG
- a CDS encoding aminotransferase class IV has product MPGRLELNGDPLGPDAAVAAMTSYGHFTAMQVRDGRVRGLAFHLERLAASTRLLFGSDLDVDLVRSYVRQAIDGEPALSVRVLVLTRSFDEPMRPEILVRTLPPHPPDPAPLRLGTVRYQRDLPQVKHLGTFGLIYHARQAELAGYDDALFVDPAGRISEASVWNAGFLAGDTVVWPEAAVLPGITMLVQKEALRRLGVPQETREVRPADLRDFDAMFVTNSETPGRAVASVDDLVLPPADRAVELLASAYETVPWDEI; this is encoded by the coding sequence GTGCCGGGACGCCTCGAGCTGAACGGGGACCCGCTCGGCCCGGACGCCGCCGTCGCGGCGATGACCTCCTACGGTCACTTCACCGCGATGCAGGTCCGGGACGGGCGGGTCCGCGGCCTCGCCTTCCACCTCGAGCGGCTGGCGGCGAGCACGCGCCTGCTGTTCGGCAGCGATCTCGACGTCGACCTCGTCCGGTCCTACGTCCGGCAGGCGATCGACGGTGAACCCGCGCTTTCGGTGCGCGTCCTGGTGCTCACGCGCTCGTTCGACGAGCCGATGCGGCCGGAGATCCTGGTCCGGACGCTCCCGCCGCACCCGCCCGACCCGGCGCCGCTGCGCCTGGGGACCGTGCGCTACCAACGCGATCTGCCGCAGGTGAAGCACCTGGGCACGTTCGGCCTGATCTACCACGCCCGCCAGGCGGAGCTGGCCGGCTACGACGACGCGCTGTTCGTCGACCCCGCCGGCCGGATCAGCGAGGCGTCGGTCTGGAACGCCGGATTCCTGGCCGGCGACACGGTCGTGTGGCCGGAAGCCGCGGTGCTGCCGGGGATCACGATGCTGGTGCAGAAGGAAGCCCTGCGCCGCCTGGGCGTCCCGCAGGAGACACGCGAGGTCCGGCCCGCCGACCTGCGCGACTTCGACGCCATGTTCGTGACGAACTCCGAGACCCCGGGCCGCGCGGTGGCCTCGGTCGACGACCTCGTGCTGCCACCCGCGGACCGCGCGGTGGAGCTGCTCGCGTCGGCCTACGAAACCGTGCCCTGGGACGAGATCTGA
- a CDS encoding enoyl-CoA hydratase/isomerase family protein, with protein MTDGFELTRDGEVARLTLTRPEKMNAITYGMWSAIPDVVAEVAADPALKVLVLAGAGKHFSAGADISEFGERRTTAEGAASYDKAVEGAVAALTALRKPSVAMIQGNCIGGGCQISVACDFRFAAEGSRFGITPAKLGIVYHFDSTRQLVSLVGPAHAKYFLLSGELITAGRAREIGLLNDVFPAGELETSTLEFASTLCARSQASIRGMNRIIEKIVAGQETSDAEVEEIRSEALHGVDYAEGVAAFLERRPPRFTHR; from the coding sequence ATGACCGACGGATTCGAGCTGACGCGCGACGGCGAAGTCGCCCGGCTCACGCTGACCCGGCCGGAGAAGATGAACGCGATCACCTACGGCATGTGGTCGGCGATCCCGGACGTGGTGGCCGAGGTGGCGGCCGACCCGGCGCTGAAGGTGCTCGTGCTCGCGGGCGCGGGCAAGCACTTCTCGGCCGGCGCGGACATCAGCGAGTTCGGCGAGCGGCGGACGACGGCCGAGGGCGCGGCGAGCTACGACAAGGCGGTCGAAGGCGCGGTCGCGGCGCTGACGGCGCTGCGCAAGCCGTCGGTGGCGATGATCCAGGGCAACTGCATCGGCGGCGGCTGCCAGATCTCGGTGGCGTGCGATTTCCGGTTCGCGGCCGAGGGGTCCCGGTTCGGCATCACCCCGGCGAAGCTCGGCATCGTCTACCACTTCGACTCGACGCGCCAGCTGGTCTCGCTGGTCGGCCCGGCGCACGCCAAGTACTTCCTGCTGTCCGGCGAGCTGATCACGGCGGGCCGGGCCCGCGAGATCGGGCTGCTCAACGACGTCTTCCCGGCCGGCGAGCTGGAGACGTCGACGCTGGAGTTCGCCTCGACGCTCTGCGCGCGCTCACAGGCGTCGATCCGCGGGATGAACCGGATCATCGAAAAGATCGTGGCGGGGCAGGAGACCTCGGACGCGGAGGTCGAGGAGATCCGGTCCGAGGCGCTGCACGGCGTGGACTACGCGGAGGGCGTCGCCGCGTTCCTGGAGCGACGGCCACCGCGCTTCACCCACCGCTGA
- a CDS encoding alpha/beta fold hydrolase, with protein sequence MAMIEVGGTAFGYDEAGEGPAVVLLHAAIGDRRMWDAQFASLASTHRVIRYDRRGFGETSDGPGEYAHYEDLLALLDARGIEQAALVGASMGGACALDAALAAPERVTRVVLLGSGLTGHTWPEHMQRDIARVTAETVPAERLARYAAREGDVDEADVRAMAEANIRYLVAGPERAVSVLPAGMLALVREMCEQVYRHDWTAPQWTERIPDTRHRLGEITTPALVVIGTADARGLVELSHHLAKSLPDAELVELPDTGHLPAMERPDEVGSLLRRFL encoded by the coding sequence ATGGCGATGATCGAGGTGGGCGGGACGGCGTTCGGCTACGACGAAGCGGGCGAGGGGCCCGCGGTCGTGCTGCTGCACGCCGCCATCGGCGACCGCCGGATGTGGGACGCCCAGTTCGCCTCGCTCGCCAGCACGCACCGGGTGATCCGCTACGACCGCCGCGGCTTCGGGGAGACCTCCGACGGGCCCGGCGAGTACGCCCACTACGAGGACCTGCTGGCCCTGCTCGATGCCCGGGGGATCGAGCAGGCCGCGCTGGTCGGGGCGTCGATGGGCGGGGCGTGCGCGCTGGACGCCGCCCTGGCCGCGCCGGAGCGGGTCACCCGGGTCGTGCTGCTCGGCTCGGGCCTGACCGGGCACACCTGGCCCGAGCACATGCAGCGGGACATCGCGCGGGTGACCGCCGAGACGGTCCCCGCCGAACGTCTTGCGCGCTACGCCGCCCGCGAGGGCGACGTCGACGAGGCCGACGTGCGCGCCATGGCGGAGGCCAACATCCGCTACCTCGTGGCCGGCCCGGAGCGTGCCGTGTCCGTGCTGCCCGCCGGAATGCTCGCGCTGGTGCGGGAAATGTGCGAGCAGGTCTACCGGCACGACTGGACGGCTCCACAGTGGACGGAACGGATCCCGGACACCCGGCACCGGCTCGGCGAGATCACCACCCCCGCCCTGGTGGTGATCGGCACGGCGGACGCGCGCGGGCTCGTCGAGCTGTCCCACCACCTCGCCAAGTCGCTGCCGGACGCGGAGCTGGTCGAACTCCCCGACACCGGGCACCTCCCGGCGATGGAACGGCCGGACGAGGTCGGCTCCCTGCTGCGGAGGTTCCTCTAG
- a CDS encoding helix-turn-helix transcriptional regulator produces the protein MWEGRARGVRRDIAALATAGLGVAELHAAAIELVERVVPTELTCWASLDPDTAVISSMTSGRTRIPGQYEPLLATYEYDGAQPHTFAELAGRPVPVARLSDLPRRDVERSGRLNEVWRPLGLRHELRAVFRVDGTSWGAAGLVRGGEFSDREVEFLTAIAPALAAATRVAARTRDAGERADPAIVVTGPDGRQRAATAAAAAWQAELDEIAPGRFAVLLRAVVTGARAAATGTFRARVRDARGGWIVLHAGRLVTDPDGDETVVTIGRASGAELLSVLLAAYGLTTRERDVCHEVLAGRSTSDIAARLGISAHTVQDHLKSVFGKVDVRSRGELTAKLLS, from the coding sequence ATGTGGGAGGGCCGGGCGCGCGGAGTACGGCGCGACATCGCGGCGCTCGCGACGGCGGGCCTCGGGGTCGCCGAGCTGCACGCCGCCGCCATCGAGCTGGTCGAGCGCGTCGTGCCCACGGAGCTGACGTGCTGGGCGTCGCTGGACCCGGACACCGCGGTGATCAGCTCGATGACGAGCGGGCGGACACGGATCCCGGGGCAGTACGAGCCGCTGCTGGCGACCTACGAGTACGACGGCGCCCAGCCGCACACCTTCGCCGAGCTGGCCGGCCGTCCGGTGCCGGTGGCCCGGCTCTCGGACCTGCCGCGCCGCGACGTCGAACGCAGCGGGCGGCTCAACGAGGTCTGGCGGCCGCTGGGCCTGCGCCACGAGCTGCGCGCGGTGTTCCGGGTCGACGGGACGTCGTGGGGCGCGGCCGGCCTGGTGCGGGGCGGCGAGTTCAGCGACCGCGAGGTCGAGTTCCTGACGGCGATCGCGCCGGCGCTGGCGGCGGCGACGCGGGTGGCCGCGCGCACGCGGGACGCGGGGGAGCGGGCCGACCCGGCGATCGTGGTGACCGGCCCGGACGGCCGGCAGCGGGCGGCCACCGCCGCGGCCGCGGCGTGGCAGGCCGAACTGGACGAGATCGCCCCCGGCCGCTTCGCGGTGCTGCTGCGCGCCGTGGTGACCGGCGCGCGAGCGGCGGCGACGGGGACGTTCCGCGCCCGGGTCCGCGACGCCCGCGGCGGCTGGATCGTCCTGCACGCCGGCCGGCTGGTCACCGACCCGGACGGCGACGAGACGGTGGTGACGATCGGCCGGGCCTCGGGGGCCGAGCTGCTGAGCGTGCTGCTCGCGGCGTACGGCCTGACCACCCGCGAACGCGACGTCTGCCACGAAGTCCTGGCCGGTCGGTCCACTTCGGACATCGCGGCCCGGCTCGGCATCTCGGCGCACACGGTGCAGGACCACCTCAAGTCCGTGTTCGGCAAGGTGGACGTCCGCAGCCGCGGCGAGCTGACCGCGAAGCTGTTGTCCTAG
- a CDS encoding cupin domain-containing protein, with protein MTHFSAPGEGPELDSKDARITVKIGAEHTGGAYELFEVDAPRGPSVPPHAEPWAKSFYVLHGRITVYVDGELHDLGPGASISIPAGAVNTFTVHTPSAKFLAVSLTDAMGRFFRDVDQVPAERIPEVASRHGVELVRP; from the coding sequence ATGACCCACTTCAGTGCCCCGGGCGAAGGCCCGGAACTCGATTCGAAGGACGCGCGGATCACCGTCAAGATCGGCGCCGAGCACACCGGCGGCGCCTACGAGCTGTTCGAGGTCGACGCGCCGCGCGGGCCGTCGGTCCCGCCGCACGCCGAGCCGTGGGCGAAGAGCTTCTACGTGCTGCACGGGCGCATCACGGTCTACGTCGACGGCGAGCTGCACGACCTCGGCCCCGGCGCGTCGATCAGCATCCCGGCGGGCGCGGTCAACACGTTCACCGTGCACACGCCGTCGGCGAAGTTCCTCGCGGTCAGCCTGACCGACGCGATGGGCCGTTTCTTCCGCGACGTCGACCAGGTCCCGGCGGAGCGGATCCCGGAGGTCGCGAGCCGGCACGGCGTCGAGCTGGTGCGGCCGTGA
- a CDS encoding DUF1304 domain-containing protein, translating to MNAVVQVFAGIAALVHLLAFTWEVVLFERPGVHRDIFGIPTENLPATRLWSFNVGCYNLFLAAGPVTGVILLHTGHVDAGRALVLYCCGFMALAGVALGVSDLLALSRPRGTGRGGAFAQTVPPVVALVAALF from the coding sequence GTGAACGCCGTCGTCCAGGTCTTCGCCGGGATCGCGGCGCTGGTGCACCTGCTCGCGTTCACCTGGGAGGTCGTGCTGTTCGAACGGCCGGGCGTGCACCGGGACATCTTCGGCATCCCGACGGAGAACCTGCCCGCCACCCGGCTGTGGTCGTTCAACGTCGGCTGCTACAACCTGTTCCTCGCCGCCGGCCCGGTCACCGGGGTGATCCTGCTGCACACCGGCCACGTCGACGCCGGGCGCGCCCTGGTGCTCTACTGCTGCGGGTTCATGGCGCTGGCCGGGGTCGCGCTCGGCGTGTCGGATCTGCTCGCCCTCAGCCGTCCGCGGGGCACCGGCCGCGGTGGCGCGTTCGCGCAGACGGTCCCGCCGGTGGTCGCCCTGGTCGCGGCCTTGTTCTAG
- a CDS encoding MarR family winged helix-turn-helix transcriptional regulator, with translation MADMGPEDWAFWDTWMRAQRLLVRELDRGLQRDCGISKAEFSVLMTLTRPMRVGELADALDWEKSRVAHLLTRMENRGLVARIEDGATGRRTGIELTGEGRRTAERATRAHGANVRRLVLDRLTPGQAAAIRSWSEQLIGSG, from the coding sequence ATGGCGGACATGGGCCCGGAGGACTGGGCGTTCTGGGACACCTGGATGCGCGCCCAGCGGCTGCTCGTCCGCGAACTCGACCGCGGGCTGCAGCGCGACTGCGGCATCTCGAAGGCCGAGTTCAGCGTCCTGATGACGCTGACCCGGCCGATGCGCGTCGGCGAACTGGCCGACGCGCTCGACTGGGAGAAGAGCCGCGTCGCGCACCTGCTGACGCGGATGGAGAACCGCGGCCTGGTGGCGCGGATCGAGGACGGCGCCACCGGCCGGCGCACCGGGATCGAGCTGACCGGCGAAGGACGTCGCACGGCCGAGCGCGCCACCCGGGCACACGGCGCCAACGTCCGCCGGCTCGTCCTCGACCGGCTCACGCCCGGCCAGGCCGCGGCCATCCGGAGCTGGAGCGAGCAGCTGATCGGGTCCGGCTAG
- a CDS encoding amidohydrolase family protein, whose amino-acid sequence MLDWFHCADHPENADAAIAALREAPGHSIFCYGAAGPDIEPEIRRVRDVLPGEDLALGLRGPVMSTMDETAADVALAKELGLRMSTHVHGTGGWPHGDRPIAGMAERGLLDDRVTVVHGNGLSDDQLAMLADAGSSVSISPDVELKMGFEPLITGRALAAGIRPSLSVDDCPSAGGDLFSAMRTALAAERGGLASRDVLAFATIDGARTCGREARTGSITVDKDADLVLLDAEDPSVFPVGNAVGTVVAAGHPGLVDSVFVAGKAVKHNGKLLDVDLPALRARLLASRDRIAAAAGIAVDGSWTP is encoded by the coding sequence ATGCTCGACTGGTTCCACTGCGCCGACCACCCGGAGAACGCCGACGCCGCGATCGCGGCGCTGCGAGAAGCGCCCGGCCACTCGATCTTCTGCTACGGCGCCGCCGGGCCGGACATCGAGCCGGAGATCCGGCGCGTGCGGGACGTCCTACCCGGCGAGGACCTGGCGCTGGGCCTGCGTGGCCCGGTGATGTCCACAATGGACGAAACCGCGGCGGATGTCGCACTGGCCAAGGAACTCGGGCTCCGGATGAGCACGCACGTGCACGGCACCGGTGGCTGGCCGCACGGCGACCGGCCGATCGCCGGGATGGCCGAGCGCGGGCTGCTCGACGACCGCGTCACCGTCGTGCACGGCAACGGCCTCTCCGATGACCAGCTGGCGATGCTGGCCGACGCGGGCAGCTCCGTGTCGATCAGCCCCGACGTCGAGCTGAAGATGGGCTTCGAACCGCTCATCACCGGCCGGGCGCTGGCCGCCGGTATCCGCCCGTCGCTGTCGGTCGACGACTGCCCCTCCGCCGGCGGCGACCTGTTCTCCGCCATGCGCACGGCCTTGGCTGCCGAGCGCGGCGGCCTCGCCTCGCGGGACGTCCTCGCGTTCGCCACGATCGACGGTGCCCGGACCTGCGGGCGCGAAGCCCGGACCGGCAGCATCACAGTCGACAAGGACGCCGACCTCGTCCTGCTCGACGCCGAAGACCCGTCGGTCTTCCCGGTCGGCAACGCGGTCGGCACGGTCGTCGCGGCCGGTCATCCCGGCCTGGTGGACAGCGTCTTCGTCGCCGGAAAAGCGGTCAAGCACAACGGAAAGCTGCTCGACGTCGACCTGCCGGCCCTGCGCGCCCGCCTGCTGGCGTCGCGCGACCGGATCGCCGCGGCCGCCGGCATCGCGGTGGACGGCTCCTGGACTCCCTAG